From the genome of Brevibacterium sp. JSBI002, one region includes:
- a CDS encoding acetate--CoA ligase, protein MRHNRIMNTTENSAPSYDDVVSRIAEDPEGFWLEQARNHIAWITEPTKAVDDSNAPIYRWFPDGELNVCYNALDRHVANGRGDQAAIIYDSPVTDTVRSITYAELLDEVSRFARALADRGVTKGDRVVIYMPMIPEAAVAMLACARLGAIHSVVFGGFAPNELAVRIDDTAPKAVISTSCGVEKSRVLEYNPMLDEAIEIAENKPDFTVIVQRDEHRCELGETDLDYAELLAQTPEGIDPVPVKATDELYVLYTSGTTGKPKGIVRDSGGYAVAGAFSMPTVFGLQPGDTMFTASDVGWVVGHTYIIYAPLLAGVTSVLYEGKPVGTPDAGAFFRAIEQHKVNVHFTAPTAMRVVRKEDPNGELMKKYDLSSLRAEFLAGERLDPDTYEWTTKILAEATGRDIPVVDNWWQTETGWPITANPLGLNRFPLKAGSSTKPTPGFQVEVVDPGGKPVRAGEEGLIVIKLPLPPGTMATVWGDDERFISSYLAAFDGYYLTGDSGYLDEDGYVFVMGRTDDVINVAGHRLSTGIIEAVVASHPAVAEAAVIGVHDDVKGQIPRALVVLGDSAEAADPDTVIDELVALVRKEIGPVAAFKRVDIVSGLPKTRSGKILRKTMRQIADGDADRAVPSTIEDRSVLDDLGAVLARS, encoded by the coding sequence ATGCGTCACAATAGGATCATGAACACCACCGAGAACTCCGCACCCAGCTACGACGACGTCGTGTCCCGCATTGCCGAGGACCCCGAGGGGTTCTGGCTCGAGCAGGCCAGGAACCACATCGCCTGGATCACCGAACCGACGAAGGCCGTCGACGATTCGAATGCGCCGATCTATCGCTGGTTCCCCGACGGCGAGCTCAACGTCTGCTACAACGCGCTCGACCGACATGTCGCGAACGGCCGCGGCGACCAGGCCGCCATCATCTACGACTCGCCGGTCACAGACACCGTCCGTTCCATCACCTACGCAGAACTGCTCGACGAGGTCTCCCGCTTCGCTCGGGCTCTGGCCGACAGAGGGGTGACCAAGGGCGATCGCGTCGTCATCTACATGCCGATGATCCCCGAGGCGGCCGTGGCCATGCTCGCCTGCGCCCGCCTCGGCGCGATCCACTCGGTCGTCTTCGGCGGCTTCGCCCCGAACGAACTGGCCGTGCGCATCGACGACACCGCCCCGAAGGCCGTCATCTCCACCTCCTGCGGAGTCGAGAAGAGCCGAGTCCTCGAATACAATCCGATGCTCGATGAGGCCATCGAGATCGCTGAGAACAAACCGGACTTCACCGTCATCGTCCAACGAGACGAACACCGCTGCGAACTCGGCGAGACCGACCTCGACTACGCCGAACTGCTCGCCCAGACACCCGAGGGCATCGACCCCGTGCCCGTTAAGGCCACAGACGAGCTCTACGTCCTCTACACCTCGGGCACCACCGGCAAACCGAAGGGAATCGTCCGCGATTCCGGCGGATACGCGGTGGCCGGCGCTTTCTCGATGCCGACCGTCTTCGGCCTTCAGCCCGGCGACACGATGTTCACCGCCTCCGATGTCGGGTGGGTCGTCGGGCACACGTACATCATCTACGCACCCCTGCTCGCCGGCGTCACCTCGGTGCTCTATGAAGGCAAACCCGTGGGCACCCCCGATGCCGGAGCCTTCTTCCGCGCCATCGAGCAGCACAAGGTCAACGTCCACTTCACCGCCCCGACGGCCATGCGCGTGGTGCGCAAGGAGGATCCGAACGGTGAGTTGATGAAGAAGTACGACCTGTCGTCCCTGCGTGCGGAATTCCTCGCTGGGGAACGTCTCGATCCCGACACGTACGAGTGGACGACGAAGATCCTCGCCGAGGCGACCGGACGCGACATCCCTGTCGTCGACAACTGGTGGCAGACGGAGACCGGCTGGCCGATCACGGCCAATCCCCTGGGACTGAACCGATTCCCCCTCAAAGCAGGATCGTCGACGAAGCCGACTCCCGGCTTCCAGGTCGAGGTCGTCGACCCCGGTGGCAAACCCGTTCGGGCCGGAGAGGAAGGGCTCATCGTCATCAAGCTGCCGCTGCCTCCGGGCACCATGGCAACCGTGTGGGGCGATGACGAGCGGTTCATCTCCTCGTACCTCGCCGCCTTCGACGGCTATTACCTCACCGGCGATTCCGGCTACCTCGATGAGGACGGCTACGTCTTCGTCATGGGCCGCACCGACGATGTCATCAACGTTGCCGGTCACCGCCTGTCCACCGGCATCATCGAGGCGGTCGTCGCTTCCCACCCGGCCGTGGCCGAGGCAGCTGTGATCGGCGTCCACGATGACGTGAAGGGGCAGATCCCGCGTGCCCTCGTCGTCCTCGGGGATTCCGCCGAGGCGGCCGACCCGGACACCGTCATCGACGAACTCGTGGCGCTCGTGCGCAAGGAGATCGGGCCGGTCGCCGCATTCAAACGCGTCGACATCGTCTCGGGTCTGCCGAAGACCAGGTCGGGCAAGATCCTGCGCAAGACGATGCGGCAGATCGCCGACGGCGACGCCGATCGGGCAGTGCCGTCGACGATCGAAGATCGCAGCGTTCTCGATGATCTCGGGGCGGTGCTCGCCCGCAGCTGA
- a CDS encoding GyrI-like domain-containing protein, whose translation MDKIDFKRSLPSLRAKQGRFDLVEVPESRYLMLDGHGDPNTSPDFASALTSLYPLAYGLKFFSKLELGRDYVVPPLEGLWWADDMAAFTSARDKSAWDFTLMLLVPDWLDAGHVDGVIDTVRAKGSAPRLGEIRFDVLRERTCVQTLHIGPFDDEGPVLERMHTDVIPEAGMTMAGRHHEIYLSDVRRTAPEKLRTILRQPVVPQDHRG comes from the coding sequence ATGGACAAGATCGATTTCAAGAGATCGCTGCCGAGTCTCCGCGCGAAGCAGGGGCGATTCGACCTCGTCGAGGTGCCGGAATCGCGGTACCTCATGCTCGATGGCCACGGGGACCCGAACACGTCGCCGGATTTCGCATCGGCGCTGACGAGCCTCTATCCGCTCGCCTATGGGCTGAAGTTCTTCAGCAAGCTCGAACTCGGCCGCGACTATGTCGTGCCTCCGCTCGAAGGGCTGTGGTGGGCCGATGATATGGCAGCGTTCACGAGTGCTCGGGACAAGTCAGCGTGGGACTTCACGCTCATGCTGCTCGTCCCGGACTGGTTGGATGCAGGCCACGTCGACGGCGTCATCGACACGGTCCGGGCGAAGGGATCGGCGCCCCGCCTCGGCGAGATCCGATTCGACGTGCTGCGGGAGAGAACGTGCGTCCAGACCCTGCACATCGGTCCCTTCGATGACGAAGGGCCCGTCCTCGAGCGCATGCACACCGATGTCATTCCCGAGGCAGGGATGACGATGGCAGGCAGGCATCACGAGATCTATCTCAGCGATGTTCGCCGGACCGCGCCGGAGAAGCTGCGCACGATCCTCCGCCAGCCGGTGGTCCCGCAGGATCACCGAGGCTGA
- a CDS encoding ArsR/SmtB family transcription factor, protein MASVPDSVPVNDDVEQLLLNPEGHLEAITETADLFKALATPSRLKMLLVLTHGEATVTHIVEATGLSQPLVSQHLKFLRGLHLVGVNRIGREAYYSLKDDHVAHIIVDAIAHTIEAHEH, encoded by the coding sequence ATGGCTTCCGTTCCCGATTCCGTTCCCGTCAATGACGACGTCGAGCAGCTCCTGCTCAATCCCGAGGGCCATCTCGAAGCCATCACCGAGACTGCCGACCTCTTCAAGGCACTTGCCACACCCTCCCGGCTGAAGATGCTGCTCGTCCTCACCCACGGTGAGGCCACTGTCACCCACATCGTCGAGGCGACCGGACTGTCCCAGCCGCTGGTGTCCCAGCACCTGAAGTTCCTCCGCGGACTCCACCTCGTCGGAGTCAATCGGATCGGCCGCGAAGCCTACTATTCGCTCAAGGACGACCACGTCGCCCACATCATCGTCGACGCCATCGCCCACACGATCGAGGCCCACGAACACTGA
- a CDS encoding MerR family transcriptional regulator produces the protein MADSREEVAMLIGEVARRSGVSARMLRHYESLGLVSPSQRTPGGYREYSDADIGRIFHIEGLRKLGMSLTEVGRVLSEPDFDPGTVLGDFIDQARERIAAEQRLLDHLQSVARLGRADGESLLYTIDLMRSLESGDVIQRHKAALGSGVDGGMPIEALSQAVLQETVLNAAGAMRWALAQAGAEAVPHVVVGMDDASAQVRRNALLALDEIRRTTPDEKLDSRSISMIRQALDKGLDDVDPDIRSIAALTLGRSGDEKAVPVLLDMAMNGPRDIEAAETLGFIVDATGPTADIGERVLTELHRQADSHDSQMRFRVLQVLLEISGDGSSDLIAELSDDDSPELAATAFAALDRRRREQTSGKGRT, from the coding sequence GTGGCTGACAGCAGAGAAGAGGTGGCAATGCTCATCGGCGAAGTGGCCCGGCGCTCCGGTGTGAGCGCACGCATGCTGCGCCACTACGAATCATTGGGCCTCGTCTCGCCCAGCCAGCGGACGCCTGGCGGCTATCGCGAGTACTCCGATGCCGATATAGGGCGCATCTTCCACATCGAGGGTCTGCGCAAACTCGGGATGTCTCTGACTGAAGTCGGTCGGGTGCTGTCCGAGCCGGACTTCGACCCCGGCACAGTGCTCGGGGACTTCATCGACCAGGCACGTGAGCGGATCGCGGCCGAGCAGCGTCTGCTCGACCACCTCCAGTCCGTCGCTCGGCTCGGTCGAGCCGACGGCGAGTCTCTCCTGTACACCATCGATCTCATGCGCTCTCTCGAGTCCGGCGATGTCATCCAACGGCACAAGGCCGCACTCGGCAGCGGAGTCGACGGAGGAATGCCGATCGAGGCCCTGTCGCAGGCGGTCCTGCAGGAGACCGTGCTCAACGCGGCCGGGGCCATGCGGTGGGCGCTCGCCCAGGCCGGCGCTGAGGCCGTGCCTCATGTGGTGGTCGGAATGGACGACGCATCTGCCCAAGTGCGTCGCAATGCACTGCTGGCCCTCGACGAGATCCGCAGGACCACACCTGATGAGAAACTCGACTCACGCTCGATTTCGATGATCCGGCAGGCACTGGACAAGGGACTCGACGATGTCGACCCTGATATCCGCAGCATCGCCGCACTCACCCTCGGCCGCTCAGGTGATGAGAAAGCTGTGCCCGTGCTGCTCGACATGGCGATGAACGGACCGAGGGACATCGAGGCGGCCGAGACCCTCGGCTTCATCGTCGACGCGACCGGGCCGACTGCCGACATCGGCGAACGGGTCCTCACCGAACTGCATCGACAAGCGGACTCACACGATTCCCAGATGCGGTTCCGGGTGCTCCAAGTCCTCCTCGAGATCTCCGGCGACGGCAGCAGTGACCTCATTGCCGAGCTCAGCGACGACGACAGCCCGGAGCTCGCAGCCACCGCATTCGCCGCACTCGATCGTCGCCGACGGGAGCAGACATCGGGCAAGGGACGAACCTGA
- a CDS encoding DMT family transporter, with protein sequence MSAEDVRAGGPPPARKALPVLGIILAAVLLGSAGLFVILAEATAPTAAFLRCWIAVIVLAPLAWLELRRHGRFPPKAILIAAVSGAALGIDYVLWAQSVLDAGLGVSTVLISVQVIVFPALVWAFGGSRPGWLFIGCVPIMIIGTLLTGGVFGADETAANPMRGAIFGVLSGVLYGVYIFGIHHSRKVAGDFIVAPVQVGTISAGVMTAVAGLTFGGLDFDLGWAGWGWMIALAVCGQALSWVLLSISSPLVPVPMTAALMLLQPLSAVVLGSLVAGERLQAGQWIGAVLVALIVWVVGGGPAALTPRRRR encoded by the coding sequence ATGAGCGCCGAGGATGTGCGGGCGGGCGGGCCGCCTCCCGCTCGCAAGGCCCTGCCGGTGCTCGGCATCATCCTGGCCGCCGTCCTGCTCGGATCGGCCGGACTGTTCGTCATCCTCGCCGAGGCGACCGCCCCCACAGCTGCCTTCCTGCGGTGTTGGATAGCGGTCATTGTGCTCGCCCCGTTGGCGTGGCTCGAGCTGCGCAGGCACGGTCGATTCCCGCCGAAGGCGATCCTCATCGCCGCGGTCTCCGGAGCGGCGCTCGGAATCGACTATGTGCTGTGGGCGCAGAGCGTGCTCGACGCCGGTCTGGGCGTGTCCACGGTCCTCATCAGCGTTCAAGTGATCGTGTTCCCGGCGCTGGTGTGGGCGTTCGGCGGTTCCCGGCCGGGATGGCTGTTCATCGGCTGCGTGCCGATCATGATCATCGGCACGCTGCTGACCGGGGGAGTGTTCGGCGCCGACGAGACGGCAGCGAATCCGATGCGGGGAGCGATCTTCGGGGTCCTGTCCGGTGTGCTCTACGGCGTCTACATCTTCGGCATCCACCACAGCCGGAAGGTCGCCGGAGACTTCATCGTCGCCCCGGTCCAGGTGGGCACGATCTCCGCCGGGGTGATGACCGCGGTCGCCGGGCTGACCTTCGGCGGCCTCGACTTCGACCTCGGCTGGGCCGGTTGGGGCTGGATGATCGCCCTGGCCGTCTGCGGTCAGGCCCTGTCATGGGTGCTGCTGAGCATCTCCAGCCCGCTGGTGCCGGTGCCGATGACCGCGGCGCTCATGCTGCTCCAACCGCTGTCCGCAGTCGTGCTCGGATCCCTCGTCGCCGGGGAGCGGCTGCAGGCGGGCCAGTGGATCGGTGCCGTCCTCGTGGCCCTCATCGTCTGGGTCGTCGGTGGAGGACCCGCGGCCCTGACACCTCGGCGACGTCGGTAG
- a CDS encoding LssY C-terminal domain-containing protein gives MTTGGTTDGTDAAGAAVGQKRRLRQPFVYRRHHFTPTGVLDYLFFLFAGAVSTWLALLILLKGFSLGWWQVLTLLVFWGVVSYLALPRLHRILSQIYVPNYFIGRTRTSDGLLGDPVNLAWRGEEAQIHHAMREAGWILADSITPASTWEIIRSTVTKRSYPQAPVSPLLLFGRRQDFAYQQEVDGDPGQRHHVRFWKCPRGWLLPGGHQADWLAAGTYDKAVGISLFTLQFTHRIEENTDVERDHIVDTVTRANEVIAVDRIKDFSTGYHSRNGGGDAIITDGHLPIVDVTEVVDDEADHPERLELALDATRIYSDSRSVSEVTKTLWRQRPLQTVVGAALVLVLLLFQAWDVISMLLDWNGLRSEVVGYSSDIAAISDDTATRIVAGVLVGVSLLIGCLQVIASTSVFRGSNRARLWILTLSTISVIVSMTNYFTGDRDLATNMYALTTIAMQVAVLLALSSDSSRMFTRFSTAALRAERQDRALED, from the coding sequence ATGACAACGGGCGGGACGACGGACGGAACGGATGCGGCCGGTGCGGCGGTCGGGCAGAAGCGGCGGCTGAGGCAGCCGTTCGTCTATCGGCGACACCATTTCACGCCCACCGGAGTGCTCGACTACCTGTTCTTCCTGTTCGCCGGTGCGGTCTCGACTTGGCTGGCGCTGCTCATCCTGCTCAAGGGATTCAGCCTCGGCTGGTGGCAGGTGCTCACGCTGCTCGTATTCTGGGGAGTCGTGTCCTATCTGGCTCTGCCCAGGCTGCACCGCATCCTGTCCCAGATCTATGTGCCGAACTACTTCATCGGCCGCACTCGCACCTCTGACGGTCTGCTCGGCGATCCGGTCAATCTCGCCTGGCGCGGTGAGGAAGCGCAGATCCACCATGCGATGCGTGAAGCCGGATGGATCCTCGCCGACAGCATCACTCCCGCATCGACGTGGGAGATCATCCGGTCGACGGTGACGAAGCGCAGCTACCCGCAGGCGCCGGTGTCCCCGCTGCTGCTGTTCGGCCGCCGTCAGGACTTCGCCTACCAGCAGGAAGTCGACGGAGATCCGGGCCAGCGCCACCATGTGCGGTTCTGGAAATGCCCGCGCGGATGGCTGCTGCCCGGCGGACATCAGGCCGATTGGCTGGCCGCCGGTACCTATGACAAAGCCGTCGGCATCTCCCTGTTCACCCTCCAGTTCACCCACAGGATCGAAGAGAACACCGACGTCGAACGCGACCACATCGTCGACACAGTCACCCGTGCCAATGAAGTGATCGCGGTCGATCGGATCAAGGACTTCTCCACCGGATACCATTCCCGCAACGGCGGCGGCGATGCGATCATCACCGACGGGCACCTGCCGATCGTCGACGTCACCGAGGTGGTCGACGACGAAGCCGATCACCCCGAACGCCTGGAGCTGGCTCTCGACGCCACCCGCATCTACTCCGATTCACGCAGCGTGTCCGAAGTGACGAAGACGCTGTGGCGACAGCGCCCGCTGCAGACCGTCGTCGGGGCCGCCCTCGTACTCGTCCTGCTGCTCTTCCAAGCGTGGGATGTGATCAGTATGCTCCTCGATTGGAACGGACTGCGCTCCGAAGTCGTCGGCTACAGCTCGGACATCGCGGCCATCAGCGACGACACGGCCACGCGCATCGTCGCTGGAGTCCTCGTCGGCGTCAGCCTCCTCATCGGGTGTCTGCAGGTCATCGCCTCGACGTCGGTGTTCCGCGGCAGCAACCGGGCCAGGCTGTGGATCCTCACGCTCTCGACGATCTCCGTGATCGTGTCGATGACGAACTACTTCACCGGAGACCGCGACCTGGCGACGAACATGTATGCGCTGACGACCATCGCCATGCAGGTGGCGGTGCTGCTGGCGCTGTCGAGCGACTCCTCCCGGATGTTCACCCGCTTCAGCACGGCAGCCCTGCGCGCCGAGCGCCAGGACCGCGCGCTCGAGGACTGA
- a CDS encoding HEAT repeat domain-containing protein, which produces MTHPHRQHTAHEVDDLHRALSCSNPQQRLQAAMAIGTRAEPRDLDVLIARCRIEPDFFVRDMLTWALTRLPADDTVARLVAELDSPLPQAISQSLHTLSKIGDVRAWPAMDPSRIGTAFIAHTDTEVARSAWRAAVALVPGEDREELASVLVTQLGRGDLEMQKSLSRAIVALGEDLVSVVDERLHAEDDTVRAHAMATRDMFDDPDAGFAHALDAAKRVVALGSEATV; this is translated from the coding sequence ATGACACATCCACACAGACAGCACACCGCCCACGAGGTCGACGACCTACACAGGGCGCTGTCGTGCTCGAACCCGCAGCAGCGCCTGCAAGCGGCGATGGCTATCGGCACCCGGGCCGAGCCCCGTGACCTCGACGTGCTCATCGCCCGGTGCCGCATCGAACCGGACTTCTTCGTCCGCGACATGCTCACCTGGGCGCTCACTCGGCTGCCCGCCGACGACACCGTTGCCCGCCTCGTCGCCGAACTCGACTCGCCGCTGCCGCAGGCGATCAGTCAATCCCTGCACACCCTGTCGAAGATCGGTGACGTGCGCGCCTGGCCGGCCATGGACCCGTCCCGGATCGGCACTGCATTCATCGCCCATACCGACACCGAGGTGGCTCGCAGCGCGTGGAGAGCCGCCGTTGCCCTTGTGCCCGGTGAAGATCGTGAAGAGCTGGCATCCGTCCTAGTGACGCAGTTGGGGCGAGGGGATCTCGAGATGCAGAAGAGCCTCAGCCGAGCGATTGTGGCCCTTGGCGAGGATCTCGTGTCAGTGGTCGATGAGAGGCTTCACGCAGAGGACGACACAGTGCGGGCTCACGCCATGGCGACCCGGGACATGTTCGATGACCCGGATGCCGGTTTCGCCCACGCCTTGGACGCAGCCAAGCGGGTGGTCGCACTGGGGTCCGAGGCCACGGTCTAG
- a CDS encoding MarR family winged helix-turn-helix transcriptional regulator codes for MSTNDDIQTIAEALTRLQWRRGPGGPRGFGPFGGFGEHGGPAERGGFGERGGFGGGRHSDDFPFGGKRHPGGPFAAHGRGRALIRLLISLVQAGTALGVSALGDAIGVDQPRASRLVSQGVELGLLRREADPDDARRTLIALTDKGRAITNRFRGAQRENVDQALSTFTEEERAQLASLLTRLADAWPK; via the coding sequence ATGAGCACGAACGATGACATTCAGACGATCGCCGAGGCGCTCACCCGCCTGCAGTGGCGGCGCGGGCCCGGCGGTCCGCGCGGATTCGGCCCCTTCGGTGGGTTCGGTGAGCACGGCGGACCCGCCGAACGCGGGGGCTTCGGTGAGCGCGGTGGATTCGGAGGCGGTCGGCACTCGGACGACTTCCCCTTCGGCGGCAAGCGTCATCCCGGTGGACCGTTCGCCGCACACGGCCGCGGGCGTGCGCTCATCCGCCTGCTCATCTCCCTCGTCCAGGCGGGCACGGCACTGGGAGTCAGCGCGCTCGGCGATGCGATCGGCGTCGATCAGCCGCGCGCGTCCAGGCTCGTATCCCAAGGCGTCGAGCTCGGACTACTGCGTCGCGAAGCAGACCCGGATGATGCCCGGCGAACCCTCATCGCGCTGACGGACAAGGGCCGCGCGATCACCAACAGATTCCGCGGCGCCCAGCGTGAGAACGTCGATCAGGCATTGAGCACATTCACCGAGGAGGAGCGCGCTCAGCTGGCCTCGCTGCTCACTCGTTTGGCGGATGCCTGGCCGAAGTAA
- a CDS encoding NAD-dependent epimerase/dehydratase family protein, whose amino-acid sequence MRITVTGASGLLGSSVARALVTAGHEVTTLQRRPSGVDGAVDVIGSVTDAAAVDQAVTGSEAVVHLAAKVSMMGDPKDFEAVNIGGTRTLVDAARAAGVERLVHISSPSVAHTGESIIGDGAEPASPESARGEYARTKGAGERIALGADSSDFRVLVLRPHLMWGPSDTQLTERVIDRARSGRMPVLGSGAALVDTLFVDNAVEAIVAAVTTVDSTHGEALVVTNGQPRPIGELMSRIAIAGGAAEPKLRIPVAPALAAGSVVEKVWELGEHDDEPPLTRFLAEQLSTAHWFDQRRTQEVLGWTPRVSIEEGLQILAAHYA is encoded by the coding sequence GTGAGAATCACCGTCACCGGAGCCTCCGGGCTACTCGGTTCGTCCGTTGCCCGTGCACTCGTCACCGCCGGTCACGAGGTCACCACTCTGCAGCGTCGCCCCTCAGGGGTCGACGGTGCCGTCGATGTCATCGGTTCGGTAACCGATGCGGCTGCCGTCGATCAGGCCGTCACCGGCTCCGAGGCAGTCGTGCACTTGGCCGCGAAGGTGTCCATGATGGGTGATCCCAAGGATTTCGAGGCCGTGAACATCGGCGGCACTCGCACACTCGTCGATGCGGCACGGGCCGCCGGCGTGGAGCGGCTGGTCCATATCTCGTCGCCGTCGGTGGCACATACCGGTGAGTCGATCATCGGCGACGGTGCCGAACCGGCGTCTCCGGAGTCTGCGCGCGGCGAATATGCGCGGACGAAGGGCGCCGGTGAGCGGATTGCTCTGGGCGCGGACTCGTCCGACTTTCGGGTGCTCGTCCTGCGTCCGCACCTCATGTGGGGCCCGAGTGATACCCAGCTCACTGAACGGGTCATCGACCGTGCCCGATCGGGGCGAATGCCGGTGCTCGGATCGGGAGCGGCGCTGGTCGACACCCTGTTCGTCGACAATGCGGTGGAGGCGATCGTCGCGGCGGTGACCACGGTCGATTCCACCCATGGTGAGGCACTGGTGGTGACGAACGGTCAGCCGCGCCCCATCGGTGAGCTGATGTCACGCATCGCAATCGCCGGCGGAGCGGCGGAGCCGAAGCTGCGCATTCCGGTGGCCCCGGCGCTGGCAGCAGGGTCTGTGGTCGAAAAGGTTTGGGAGCTCGGAGAGCACGACGACGAACCACCGTTGACGAGGTTCCTCGCCGAACAGCTGTCGACCGCGCATTGGTTCGACCAGCGGCGAACGCAGGAAGTCCTCGGTTGGACTCCCCGCGTCAGCATCGAAGAGGGTCTGCAGATCCTCGCCGCGCACTATGCCTGA
- a CDS encoding peptidoglycan-binding protein, whose amino-acid sequence MPRLTSSRKGRRSVLTGALIGLGAAVMALVVGAVIILNSPISFGSTKIRQMQMASVSQLSQQQIDNARLIIGVGRGGSFDDHAIRIALMTALQESSLRNLDSGDRDSVGLFQQRPSQGWGEPHQLTDPIYAAKAFYGINPEVENPGLNQIDGWDSMSPTEAAQSVQRSALPDAYGQWETLADDLLGSQADVEALD is encoded by the coding sequence ATGCCTCGTCTGACATCATCTCGCAAGGGCCGCCGGTCCGTGCTCACTGGTGCCCTCATCGGGCTCGGGGCGGCAGTGATGGCACTGGTCGTGGGCGCCGTCATCATCCTCAATTCCCCCATTTCATTCGGTTCCACGAAGATCAGGCAGATGCAGATGGCTTCCGTCAGTCAGCTCAGTCAGCAGCAGATCGACAATGCTCGGCTCATCATCGGCGTCGGCCGCGGGGGCAGCTTCGACGACCATGCGATCAGGATCGCCCTGATGACAGCGCTGCAGGAGTCCTCGCTGCGCAATCTGGATTCCGGCGACCGCGATTCGGTCGGCCTGTTCCAGCAGCGCCCGTCACAAGGCTGGGGCGAGCCCCATCAGCTCACCGATCCCATCTACGCGGCCAAGGCGTTCTACGGGATCAACCCCGAGGTCGAGAACCCCGGCCTCAATCAGATCGACGGCTGGGATTCGATGTCACCGACCGAAGCCGCGCAGTCCGTGCAGCGGTCGGCACTACCCGACGCCTACGGTCAGTGGGAGACCTTGGCCGATGACCTCCTCGGATCGCAGGCCGACGTCGAAGCCCTCGACTGA
- a CDS encoding SRPBCC family protein, with amino-acid sequence MTDQTPDASVFDSIDPVLKVVTAEIEIAAPAEAVFDLIADPQRQPEWDGNDNLGSAVDGQRVRGTGGSFFTTLTKGVDRENHIVDFAEGRLIAWKPSEVGGEPFGQKWVWEIEPTGDDSVLVRHTYDWTELRDPQRLPRAQSTTAQNLLASLKRLKQLAES; translated from the coding sequence ATGACCGACCAGACCCCCGATGCTTCCGTCTTCGATTCGATCGATCCGGTCCTCAAGGTGGTCACCGCCGAGATCGAGATTGCGGCCCCCGCCGAGGCGGTCTTCGACCTCATCGCCGATCCGCAGCGACAGCCGGAATGGGACGGAAACGACAACCTCGGTTCGGCCGTCGACGGTCAGCGGGTGCGTGGGACAGGCGGTTCCTTCTTCACGACCCTGACCAAGGGAGTGGACCGCGAGAACCACATCGTCGACTTCGCCGAGGGCAGGCTCATCGCCTGGAAGCCCTCCGAGGTCGGGGGAGAGCCGTTCGGGCAGAAGTGGGTCTGGGAGATCGAACCGACAGGGGATGATTCGGTCCTGGTCCGTCACACCTATGACTGGACCGAGCTGCGCGATCCTCAGCGCCTGCCTCGGGCACAGTCGACGACGGCCCAGAACCTGCTCGCGTCACTCAAGCGACTCAAACAGCTCGCTGAGAGCTGA